The genomic segment CAGTGCATCTCCAGCGGGGTGGCCGTGGCGGTCGTTGACATGCTTGAAGTAATCGATATCGATCAGCAGCAGATGATGCGTCGGCGACCGCGGCATTGCTTCCTGGAGATGGCGTCCCAGTCCGCGGCGGTTCAGCACCCCGGTCAGGTCATCATATTCGGCGGCGGTCAGCGCCTGCTCCTCGTTGAGCTTGCGCTGACTGATATCGATGGCCAGCCCTGCGACGCCTCGCCAGTTGCCGTCGTCGTCGAGAATCGCCTCGGCGACCAGCTCGTGCCAGCTGGGTTCGCCGCCGGCGGTGTAGAGCCGCACGTCCAGCCGCCAGCCGAGCTGCTGAGCATGTCTGCTGGCGCGCAGGGTCTGCCACAGCCGCTGACGATCGGTGGGTACGATGGCGTGCAGCAGCCGGCGTAGCGGCAGTCGCGCATAGCGTTCGGGGTAGCCCAGGCGCTGTAGCAGGCTGCGCGAACACCAGGTCGAGCCACGCTGCAGATCGATCTCCCAGATGCCGCAGTCGGCAACGCGTTGGAACAGCTCGATCTGGCGCCGTCGGCTGGTCAACTGGTGGCGATAGATAGCCGATGCGATCAGTTCGGCAGCCACGCGCAGGGCATGCAGCCCGGCCCCTTCCCAGCGCAGCGCGCGTTCACAGTCATCGATCCCCAGCGTGCCCCACCACTGGCCGTCGACCATGATCGGCACGGTTACCATCGAGGCGATGCGCTGGCTCTCCAGGTTGTCGCGCAGCGAGCCTGCGGGCATGTCGTCGATCACGAAGCGCTGGGCCTCACCGCGCTGCCGCTCTTCGATCAACTGGCGGTAGACGGGATCGTCGAAGCTAGAAGTGAAGAAGCGAAAGCGCTTGTGCGTTAACTGACGGTAGCGAGGCGCGGCGGCCCATTCGAAGACATAGTCCTGGACCACGCCCCGGTCGTTGACCTCGAGTAGCTGGAAGATCCACACCCGGCTGGCAGCGGAGGCCAGCCCCAGGGCTTCGAGCAGGGAGTCGACGCCATCGGACCAGAAGTGCGCATCGATCAGCGCCTGGCTGCCGTGCGCCAGCGCCTCGAGGAGCAGGGTGTCATCCGGGGCAGCGGATACCGTCATGGCCAGCGGCTCGTGGATCGGGTGATAGCGCTATCATAGCAGAGCCCCGACTCACCCGAGCGGCGTGATGCTGGCCGGTGTCAACGCTGGGCGGTCGCGGTGCGCGCTAAGCGGCTGGCCCGCCAGCGCGGTCAGCAGGATCTGCAGCGGGTCGCCGTGGCTGACCAGCAGGATCGTTGCGTCGAGATACGTCTCCTCAAGCTCGGCAATGACCGCCTGCAGTCGTTCGGCGACGCTTGCCACACTCTCCACACCGTACTCGCCATGCGTCGGGTCCTGGGCATCCAGCGCCCAGACCGCGGGGTAGTGGCTATCGGCCTGGCGCTCCAGAGCGCCGAAGCAACGCTCGCGCAGGCGTACGTCCACTTCCGTGTCGAGGCCAAAATGACGGGCGACCCGGGCGGCGGTCTCGGTGGTGCGCAGGAAGTCGGAGTGCACGACCCGGGTGGGCGTCGGCCACGACCACGCAGCGACTAGCTGCTCGAGCTGCGACTCGCCAAGTGGCGACAGTCCGTAGCCGGTGAGGCCGTTGTCGGGATGGCTGATGATCAGCCCCTGCTGATTGGCCAGGCTATGGCCGTGGCGCATCAGCAAATAGCGATTTCGCCAGCTCCCCGAAGGGTGAGGTAAAGTGTTTGACATGCGATTGTCATAAAACCTAGATTGAGACTTGTGTTTTCGAAAACAATCATTTTATACGGCTAATGTCGAATTTCGAAAAGCCGTATACTGAATTCGACCCAATAATTCGATAAAAACAACCTCCAAGAGGCACGCCATGAAAACCAAAATCGAGCTATCCGCTGTCCCGGCAGCACCCCTCAAGAAACGCCCACTGGCGTCGCTGGCGCTGATCTCGCTGCTGCCGTTGGCCATGCTGGCCTCGGCCAGTGCCCAGGCCGACTGCCCGCGCGGTGACCTGGACTCGCTTTACTGCGACGAAGATGGCGACATGGTCGCCGACCGCCCTACGGACGAATCCGAGTGGGTCAATCCCGATACACTGATCTTCGCCTACACGCCGGTGGAAGATCCAGCCATCTACTCCGATATCTGGCAGCCGTTCATCGATCACCTGGAAGAGGTGACCGAGCGCGACGTGCGCTTCTTTGCCGTGCAGTCCAACTCGGCCCAGGTCGAGGCGATGCGCAGCGGCCGGCTGCATATCGCCGGTTTCTCCACCGGGCCGACGCCGTTTGCGGTCAACCTGGCCGGGGCGGTGCCGTTCGCGCTGATGGGCTCCGACGATGGCCAGTTCGGCTACACCCTGCAGGTCTATACCCACGTCGACTCCGGCATCGATGAGCTCGCCGACCTGGCCGGCAAGCGGGTGGCCCACACCTCGCCGACCTCCAACTCCGGTAATCTCGCCCCGCGGGCCTTGTTCCCGGACCTCGGCGTGGTCCCAGATGAGGACTACGAGGTGGTCTATTCCGGCAGCCACGACCAGTCGATGCTCGGCGTGGTGGCGCGCGACTATGATGCGGCCCCGGTGGCATCGGAGGTGGTCGATCGCATGGCCGCGCGTGGCCTCTATGACGAGGACGAGGTCAAGATCATCTACGAGACCGATTCCTTCCCCACCACGTCCTACAACTATGCCCACAACCTGCACCCCGATCTGGTCGAGAAGATCGAAGAGGCCTTCTTCAGCTTCGACTTCGCCGGCACTGCCTTGGGTGAGGAGTTCGAGGGCGTCGACAAGTTCGTGCCCATCAACTATCAGGACAACTGGGAGATGATCCGCACCATCCAGGCGGCCAACGACGTACGCTATACCCGCGAAGACCTGGAATAGAAGCTAGGCGCCGCTCCGGCCGGCTGGCCGGAGCGGCGGCGATCGTCTAGATGAGGTGACGGATGCTGGAAATCTCCAATCTGGTCAAGCGCTATGGCCATGATGAAGCGGTACTCAAGGGCCTCGATCTGACGGTGGAGGGCAACAGCGTGGTGGCCATCGTCGGCGCCTCCGGGGCCGGCAAGAGCACCATGCTGCGCTGTATCAATCGCCTGGTCGAGCCCACATCGGGGTCGATCAAGCTCAACGGCCACGAACTGGTCAAGCTGCGCGGTGCCGCCCTGCGGCGTGCGCGACGCAAGATCGGCATGGTATTCCAGGGCTTCAATCTGCTCGACCGGCTGACGGTAATGGAGAACGTGCTGGCCGGTCGGCTCGGCTATGTCAGCCTCTATCAGGCCATTTCGCGGCGTTACCCCCCCGCCGATATCGAGCGCGCCTTCAGCCTGATGGAGCGGGTGGGCATCGCGCATTACGCCAACAAGCGCGCCGATGAACTCTCTGGCGGCGAGCGCCAGCGGGTGGGGGTAGTGAGGGCGCTGATGCAGGAGCCGGAAGTGCTGCTGGCCGACGAGCCCACGGCGTCGCTGGACCCGCGCACCTCCGAACAGATCATGATGCTGCTGCAGAGCCTGGCCAGTGAGCTGTCGCTGCCGGTGCTGATCAACATTCACAACGTATCCCAGGCCAAGACCTATACCGAGCGCATCGTCGGACTGCGCCACGGCAAGATGATTTTCGATGGCGCACCCGGCGATTTCAACAAGGAGGCCCTCGACGCCATCTACGGCGGCATCGAGTCGCCAGACGACGAGGCCGATGAAGCACCGCCGAACGTGGCAGGGGTGAGACATGACCAGGCCTGACGCCAGTGCCACGCCGCCGGCCAGGACCTGGCGCAAACCGCCGTTCATCGCCAACCCCTGGCTGCGCTATGGCCTGTGGCTGGCGGTGGTGGTCTACCTGGTGTGGGCCTTCGGCAGTCTGCCGTTCAACTGGGAGCGGATCAGTGAGGGCTTGCCGCGGGCAGCGAGGATCTTCGGTGGCGGCTTTCCACCCAGCTTCGAGCGCGGCGGCCTGTTGCTGACCGGGTTCAAGGAGAGCTTCCAGATCGCCATCCTGGCAACTCTGCTGGGGGTGGCGCTATCGATTCCCTTTGCGGTGATGGCGGCACGTAACGTCGCCCCACTGCCCGTCTACCTGTTCGGCCGTGCGGTGATCATCGTGTCGCGCAGCTTTCATCCAGTGATCGTGGCAATTTTGTTCGTTGCCGCCGTGGGCTTCGGCCCGTTGGCCGGCATCCTGACCCTCACACTCTACTCGATCGGCTTCGTCGGCAAGCTGCTGGCCGAGGAGATCGAGGAGATCGACTGGGGCCAGGTCGAGGCGATGCGCGCGACCGGGGCCGGCTACATGGCGACGCTGTTCTATGCGGTCTTTCCGCAGATCCTGCCGCGCCAGGTGGGGCTGTCGATGTACCAGCTCGACAGCAACCTGCGTGCCTCGGCGGTGGTCGGCATCGTCGGTGCCGGCGGCATCGGCGGCACCCTGATGAACGCCTTCGGGCGCTATGACTATGACTTCGCGTTCGCCATCCTGCTGATCATCATTGCGGTGATTCTGCTCAGCGAAGGCATCAGCGGCTGGGTAAGGAAGAAGATATGGTAGACCAAGCCACACTACTGGCCGATCGCGTCTGGCAGCGCTACGACCGTCGCGAGCGCCTGATTCGCTATGCCGTCCTGCTGGTGACGATGATGGTGGTCTACTGGGCGGTGCGCGACATCGATATCTTCTGGCCCTGGGTGTGGGATGCGCCGAACCAGATCTCGAGCCTCGGGGCGCGCATGTGGCCACCGGACCCGAGCGGCCTGGCGGCGATCGTCAATGCGATGATCGAGACGGTGCATATCGCCACCCTGTCCACCATGCTGACCATCTTCGTGGCCCTCCCGGTCTCCTATATCGCCGCGCAAAACACGACCCCCAACCGCTTCTGCCTGTGGCTGGGGCGCTTTATCCTGGTCTCCAGTCGCTCGGTCAACACCATCATCTGGGCGCTGCTATTCGTGGCCATCTTCGGTCCTGGGGTGCTGGCCGGGATCCTGGCGATAATGTTTCGCTCGATCGGCTTCATCGGCAAGCTGATGGGCGAGGCGATCGAGGAGATCGACCGCCGCCCGGTGGAGGCGATGGAGGCCACCGGCGCCTCCAAGGCCAAGGTGATCGCCTACGCCATCGTGCCCCAGGTGATGCCGGCGTTTTTCGCCATCGTGATCCTGCGCTGGGACATCAACATCCGCGAGTCGACGGTGCTCGGGCTGGTCGGTGCCGGCGGTATCGGGGTCATACTGCAGGGCTCCATTGATACCTTCGCCTGGCCCACCGTGGCGACCATCCTGATCGCCATCGTGGTGCTGGTGCTGATCGGTGAGGCGATCACCAGCCTGCTGCGCCGCAAGGTGCTATAGCGTTACAGCCGAGGCTCCTGGCGACTGGGCGGCTCCGTCACGTCGCCAGCGGCCAGGTCGAGGGACGGTTCGTCGACGCCGCGCCGCCTGGCCCGGGTGACCCTTGCACTACCCACGACGCCATCCTCGACCTGCACCTCGCGGGCCTGGCTGGTCCATGCCTCCTGGCTGTCGTGGACGGCCGGGCGCCGTTCGAAAGAGCGGGTTACCACGGCGCTTGGCGCGAAGCCGCTGCGGGCCTGGCCGAGATGATGGGGCAGTAGCCACAGCTCGGCCA from the Halomonas sp. 1513 genome contains:
- a CDS encoding diguanylate cyclase translates to MTVSAAPDDTLLLEALAHGSQALIDAHFWSDGVDSLLEALGLASAASRVWIFQLLEVNDRGVVQDYVFEWAAAPRYRQLTHKRFRFFTSSFDDPVYRQLIEERQRGEAQRFVIDDMPAGSLRDNLESQRIASMVTVPIMVDGQWWGTLGIDDCERALRWEGAGLHALRVAAELIASAIYRHQLTSRRRQIELFQRVADCGIWEIDLQRGSTWCSRSLLQRLGYPERYARLPLRRLLHAIVPTDRQRLWQTLRASRHAQQLGWRLDVRLYTAGGEPSWHELVAEAILDDDGNWRGVAGLAIDISQRKLNEEQALTAAEYDDLTGVLNRRGLGRHLQEAMPRSPTHHLLLIDIDYFKHVNDRHGHPAGDALLRLLTRRLSHELRPGDGLARLGGEEFALLVSGMSDHDAYQLAERLRRRIGDSPFQLESAAGQHGQVSMTVSLGIARLPRHSDPHHALDVATAQADRALYAAKHAGRNCAACCWAMPASVTQDLAKE
- a CDS encoding histidine phosphatase family protein, encoding MSNTLPHPSGSWRNRYLLMRHGHSLANQQGLIISHPDNGLTGYGLSPLGESQLEQLVAAWSWPTPTRVVHSDFLRTTETAARVARHFGLDTEVDVRLRERCFGALERQADSHYPAVWALDAQDPTHGEYGVESVASVAERLQAVIAELEETYLDATILLVSHGDPLQILLTALAGQPLSAHRDRPALTPASITPLG
- a CDS encoding phosphonate ABC transporter substrate-binding protein, producing MASLALISLLPLAMLASASAQADCPRGDLDSLYCDEDGDMVADRPTDESEWVNPDTLIFAYTPVEDPAIYSDIWQPFIDHLEEVTERDVRFFAVQSNSAQVEAMRSGRLHIAGFSTGPTPFAVNLAGAVPFALMGSDDGQFGYTLQVYTHVDSGIDELADLAGKRVAHTSPTSNSGNLAPRALFPDLGVVPDEDYEVVYSGSHDQSMLGVVARDYDAAPVASEVVDRMAARGLYDEDEVKIIYETDSFPTTSYNYAHNLHPDLVEKIEEAFFSFDFAGTALGEEFEGVDKFVPINYQDNWEMIRTIQAANDVRYTREDLE
- a CDS encoding phosphonate ABC transporter ATP-binding protein; amino-acid sequence: MLEISNLVKRYGHDEAVLKGLDLTVEGNSVVAIVGASGAGKSTMLRCINRLVEPTSGSIKLNGHELVKLRGAALRRARRKIGMVFQGFNLLDRLTVMENVLAGRLGYVSLYQAISRRYPPADIERAFSLMERVGIAHYANKRADELSGGERQRVGVVRALMQEPEVLLADEPTASLDPRTSEQIMMLLQSLASELSLPVLINIHNVSQAKTYTERIVGLRHGKMIFDGAPGDFNKEALDAIYGGIESPDDEADEAPPNVAGVRHDQA
- a CDS encoding phosphonate ABC transporter, permease protein PhnE, whose protein sequence is MTRPDASATPPARTWRKPPFIANPWLRYGLWLAVVVYLVWAFGSLPFNWERISEGLPRAARIFGGGFPPSFERGGLLLTGFKESFQIAILATLLGVALSIPFAVMAARNVAPLPVYLFGRAVIIVSRSFHPVIVAILFVAAVGFGPLAGILTLTLYSIGFVGKLLAEEIEEIDWGQVEAMRATGAGYMATLFYAVFPQILPRQVGLSMYQLDSNLRASAVVGIVGAGGIGGTLMNAFGRYDYDFAFAILLIIIAVILLSEGISGWVRKKIW
- a CDS encoding phosphonate ABC transporter, permease protein PhnE → MVDQATLLADRVWQRYDRRERLIRYAVLLVTMMVVYWAVRDIDIFWPWVWDAPNQISSLGARMWPPDPSGLAAIVNAMIETVHIATLSTMLTIFVALPVSYIAAQNTTPNRFCLWLGRFILVSSRSVNTIIWALLFVAIFGPGVLAGILAIMFRSIGFIGKLMGEAIEEIDRRPVEAMEATGASKAKVIAYAIVPQVMPAFFAIVILRWDINIRESTVLGLVGAGGIGVILQGSIDTFAWPTVATILIAIVVLVLIGEAITSLLRRKVL